The Pseudobacteriovorax antillogorgiicola genome includes a region encoding these proteins:
- a CDS encoding YHYH protein, with the protein MKKAICYLALIAMLSCSDSDDDDSSDDTGNGGGGSGTTTDITDAIFTARDSSCADYVGTYTSSVTDVNNSTSFNGELTIALSGTDCLFTTNSIPNHDFNDGSTSFVTDIVEVDDSYTVEGSPVAASSATELSLGLQAVIFLNGAVLDILPAACYGVGSEPLGQEKIGCGDDQDYAWRYDPMYSGNNFGTDTHNAHAQPSGLYHYHATPLAMYTQTGATAASPVIGFAADGFPVFGPYIDDNGTIRTVTSSYELRSGTRNVSDLGSGKVEGASPGGTYDGTYRDDYVYVAGSGDLDECNGMTKDGVYGYYVTATFPWVINCLKGTISSDFEPGP; encoded by the coding sequence ATGATACTGGAAACGGTGGCGGTGGCTCCGGCACCACCACAGATATCACGGATGCTATTTTCACTGCGAGAGACAGCTCTTGTGCGGATTATGTGGGAACCTACACATCCAGCGTCACTGATGTCAACAACTCGACGAGTTTTAATGGCGAACTAACGATTGCCTTGAGTGGTACTGACTGTTTATTTACCACCAACTCAATCCCCAATCACGACTTCAACGATGGAAGCACCTCATTTGTAACCGATATCGTAGAAGTTGATGATAGCTACACAGTCGAAGGCAGCCCCGTGGCGGCAAGCTCGGCGACAGAATTGAGTTTGGGTCTTCAAGCAGTAATTTTCCTTAACGGTGCAGTTCTTGATATCCTACCAGCAGCTTGCTATGGGGTGGGGAGTGAGCCCCTTGGTCAAGAGAAAATAGGCTGTGGCGACGATCAAGATTATGCATGGCGCTATGATCCCATGTACTCAGGTAATAACTTTGGAACTGATACTCATAATGCCCATGCCCAGCCATCTGGTCTTTATCATTATCATGCCACACCTTTGGCGATGTACACACAGACTGGTGCGACCGCAGCATCCCCAGTCATAGGGTTTGCAGCCGATGGCTTTCCAGTATTTGGGCCATACATCGATGACAATGGTACTATCAGAACCGTAACGTCGAGCTACGAGCTAAGAAGCGGCACCAGAAACGTTAGTGATCTTGGCTCAGGAAAAGTTGAAGGGGCGTCACCTGGGGGGACCTATGACGGCACCTACAGAGATGACTATGTCTACGTAGCTGGATCAGGAGACCTCGACGAGTGCAATGGCATGACAAAGGATGGGGTTTATGGCTACTATGTGACTGCCACCTTCCCCTGGGTCATCAATTGTCTTAAAGGAACTATCTCCTCTGACTTCGAACCTGGCCCGTAA
- a CDS encoding PilZ domain-containing protein, with amino-acid sequence MIGKSKGKTKKKGEAKEQRRYFRIEYPLSHRPEFVHKIGKFPIFDLSEGGLSFQVAPEYTFMETEKVTAEVRLVSGVSHTIKGRVIRVIGRKIIIEFIDPVPLSKIMEEERFLVQRQLLRAD; translated from the coding sequence ATGATTGGTAAATCCAAAGGAAAAACCAAGAAAAAAGGGGAAGCTAAAGAGCAACGCCGATACTTTCGTATTGAGTACCCTCTCAGCCACAGACCCGAATTTGTTCATAAAATCGGTAAATTTCCTATATTTGATCTTTCCGAAGGTGGGCTAAGTTTCCAGGTTGCACCTGAGTACACATTCATGGAAACTGAGAAGGTCACGGCGGAAGTAAGGCTCGTTTCCGGAGTCAGTCATACTATTAAGGGTCGGGTCATCAGAGTCATTGGAAGAAAAATTATTATTGAATTCATTGATCCAGTGCCATTGTCTAAGATTATGGAAGAAGAACGATTTCTCGTGCAGCGGCAACTGCTACGTGCAGATTAA
- a CDS encoding response regulator produces MAKKVLIVEDSPTVRKSLETVIHTAGHKPVSASNGKEALEILEQENHGIQIIISDINMPHMDGIALIKNLAEKDIKIPTIMLTTESSADLIRKAREYGAKGWLVKPFLGEQILATIDKLALP; encoded by the coding sequence ATGGCTAAGAAGGTTCTCATCGTTGAAGATTCACCCACGGTGCGTAAAAGCCTTGAGACAGTAATTCACACCGCAGGTCATAAGCCAGTATCAGCTAGCAACGGCAAGGAAGCACTAGAAATTTTAGAGCAAGAAAATCATGGTATCCAGATCATCATCAGCGATATCAATATGCCCCACATGGATGGCATTGCGCTGATTAAAAACCTTGCGGAGAAAGACATTAAAATCCCCACCATCATGCTCACGACTGAAAGTTCAGCGGACCTTATTCGCAAGGCAAGAGAATACGGCGCTAAAGGCTGGCTTGTGAAACCATTCCTAGGAGAGCAGATTCTTGCAACGATCGACAAACTTGCCCTCCCCTAG
- the folE gene encoding GTP cyclohydrolase I FolE yields MDDKTYDQHRQNFTKLLEDLGEKPSRDGLVKTPDRYLQSIQFLTSGYEEDIPTILNDALFDVEYQDMVIVRNIEFYSLCEHHVIPFYGQVHVGYIPGKRVVGLSKIPRLVDVFARRLQVQERMTNQIAACLQEYLEPEGVGVVIDAYHLCMMMRGVEKQKSYTTTSSMHGCFRNVDTRQEFLKLIHSPRRDF; encoded by the coding sequence GTGGATGATAAAACCTACGATCAACATCGGCAAAATTTCACTAAACTTCTTGAAGACTTAGGTGAAAAACCTAGTCGCGACGGTCTGGTTAAAACACCTGATCGCTACCTGCAAAGCATACAGTTTCTTACCTCGGGCTATGAGGAGGACATCCCAACAATCTTGAACGATGCTCTATTTGATGTGGAATACCAAGACATGGTCATCGTCAGGAACATCGAATTCTACAGCCTTTGCGAACACCATGTAATTCCATTTTATGGCCAAGTGCATGTGGGCTATATTCCAGGCAAGCGGGTGGTCGGGCTTTCTAAAATCCCTAGATTAGTAGACGTATTCGCACGACGTCTGCAAGTTCAAGAGCGAATGACAAATCAGATTGCAGCTTGCTTACAGGAGTATCTTGAGCCTGAAGGGGTCGGAGTTGTCATCGATGCCTATCACTTGTGCATGATGATGCGTGGTGTAGAAAAACAGAAGTCTTACACCACCACCAGTAGCATGCACGGTTGCTTTCGGAATGTCGATACCCGTCAGGAATTTTTAAAATTGATTCACTCGCCGCGTCGGGATTTCTAG
- a CDS encoding response regulator, translated as MIPKSILIVDDSDDFSLLVKNFIHREFPDCDISVAGNIAEAVELFSDHDFEIVVTDYLLGPELGSDIVHLCSGTSSSVMVLTGCAVDEVKESLPNHVSVLNKFSSLQNGSFMEAIKEMASQERAL; from the coding sequence ATGATTCCAAAGTCGATTTTAATCGTCGATGATAGTGATGACTTTTCGCTCTTGGTAAAAAACTTTATCCATCGGGAATTCCCCGACTGCGATATTTCCGTTGCGGGCAATATTGCTGAGGCCGTCGAGCTATTTAGCGACCACGATTTCGAAATTGTCGTGACAGACTATCTTCTTGGGCCTGAGTTGGGCTCAGATATCGTGCACCTTTGTAGTGGCACAAGCTCCTCGGTAATGGTGCTTACTGGCTGCGCCGTAGACGAAGTTAAGGAGTCGCTGCCCAATCATGTGTCAGTACTAAATAAATTCTCATCTCTTCAAAACGGTAGCTTTATGGAAGCTATCAAAGAAATGGCCTCTCAGGAAAGGGCTTTGTAA
- the msrB gene encoding peptide-methionine (R)-S-oxide reductase MsrB yields the protein MQKRDPNTMTEEMWREELSPEEYYVLRDKGTERPFTGEHLDNFKAGKWLCRACGAELFDGSQKFESSCGWPSFSESLNSKIDEKEDRSHGMVRTEVLCHNCQSHLGHVFNDGPPPSGLRYCINSLALSFREEK from the coding sequence ATGCAAAAGCGCGATCCGAATACCATGACTGAAGAGATGTGGCGAGAAGAACTAAGTCCTGAAGAATATTATGTTTTAAGAGATAAGGGCACAGAACGCCCGTTCACTGGCGAGCATCTCGACAATTTCAAAGCTGGTAAATGGCTTTGCAGGGCCTGCGGTGCCGAATTGTTTGATGGCAGCCAAAAATTCGAGTCGAGCTGTGGTTGGCCTTCGTTCAGCGAGTCGCTAAATTCAAAAATTGATGAGAAGGAGGATCGTAGCCACGGAATGGTCCGCACAGAAGTTCTTTGCCATAACTGCCAATCCCATCTTGGGCACGTATTTAACGATGGGCCACCCCCATCTGGCCTACGCTACTGCATCAATTCATTGGCTCTGAGCTTTCGAGAAGAGAAGTAA
- a CDS encoding ceramidase domain-containing protein: MNWLEKIDSYCERLDPSFWAEPVNFLSNLSFIVGGLWIFHEARKRQIPWHWTWVTAAVLDISVGICSGLFHSLANRWSGAADVISILIFVVFAKAVWILRIAQKSRLWAAGFFLALGLSTALFVSVLKGLPLNGSHGYMGILFSLLFLGYLDRLQETSKPYIWYAALVFPVSLFFRTVDTIVCEYFTLGTHFIWHLLNGLVLFLVLKSLLNHTNKYMVMVSNR; the protein is encoded by the coding sequence ATGAACTGGTTAGAGAAAATAGATTCGTACTGTGAGCGGTTAGATCCTAGCTTTTGGGCGGAACCCGTGAACTTTCTATCCAACTTGTCCTTCATAGTTGGTGGGTTATGGATTTTTCATGAAGCTAGAAAGCGCCAGATTCCATGGCATTGGACTTGGGTTACGGCTGCGGTGTTGGATATTTCCGTAGGAATTTGTTCGGGTTTGTTTCATAGCCTTGCAAACCGATGGTCAGGTGCCGCTGATGTCATATCTATTTTGATCTTTGTGGTATTCGCAAAGGCTGTTTGGATTCTAAGGATCGCCCAAAAAAGCCGTCTGTGGGCTGCTGGCTTTTTCCTAGCGTTGGGTTTATCCACGGCTTTATTTGTAAGTGTTCTTAAAGGGCTCCCTCTCAACGGTTCTCACGGTTATATGGGAATTCTATTTTCTTTGCTATTCCTAGGCTACCTTGATCGTCTTCAGGAGACATCTAAGCCATACATATGGTATGCAGCACTGGTTTTTCCGGTGTCACTGTTCTTTAGGACAGTTGATACGATCGTTTGTGAGTATTTTACTCTAGGCACCCACTTTATATGGCATCTCTTAAATGGCTTAGTACTCTTTCTTGTTCTAAAAAGCCTCTTGAATCATACTAATAAATACATGGTTATGGTTAGTAATAGATAG